The proteins below come from a single Elgaria multicarinata webbii isolate HBS135686 ecotype San Diego chromosome 11, rElgMul1.1.pri, whole genome shotgun sequence genomic window:
- the POLD1 gene encoding DNA polymerase delta catalytic subunit isoform X1 has translation MENKRKASVGGSATGEPPLSQRKRPRGGDWEEDAPSQFEEELAFLDEVEAEMALEMKEAQPVPDAIPLSNLFSSVRNPKWQRPLPAKINPKEDTLCFQQVELDYYVGSHIPGFPGSTQGPVPVLRMFGVTAAGNSICCHIHGFAPYFYVPAPAGFQAEHLADFQRELNAAVIRDMRSNKDGLSQVVLAVEICNKQNMYGYHGQHLIPFLKITMAMPRLIAPAKRLLEQGLRCGTLGVHHFQAYESNIDFEIRFMVDRDVVGCNWIELPAGKYRLRQEQPAGESSKENPPKASLCQLEADVAWTDFVSHPPEGEWQCIAPLRVLSFDIECAGRKGIFPEPEKDPVIQIANMVLRQGEKDPFVRNVFTLQSCAPIVGSQVLCFQKEAELLKAWAEFIRIVDPDIITGYNIQNFDLPYLITRAQTLKVSTFPFLGRIPARKSVIRDSSFQSKQMGRRENKVINMEGRAQFDLLQVLLRDYKLRSYTLNAVSYHFLQEQKEDVQHSIITDLQNGSDQSRRRLAVYCLKDAYLPLRLLEKLMCVINYMEMARVTGVPLGYLLARGQQIKVVSQLLRQAMKQNLVMPVVKSEGGEDYAGATVIEPQKGYYDVPIATLDFSSLYPSIMMAHNLCYTTLLQQGAVERYGLSAEQFIRTPTGDLFVKASVRKGLLPEILENLLAARKRAKGELKQETDPFKRQVLDGRQLALKVSANSVYGFTGAQVGKLPCLEISQSVTGFGRQMIEKTKQLVESKYTIANGYSADAKVVYGDTDSVMCRLGVPSVAEAMEIGREAAAWVSSHFTPPIKLEFEKVYFPYLLINKKRYAGLYFSSNPDTHDKMDCKGIETVRRDNCPLVANLINTCLQKLLIDRDPAGAVAHAKEVISDLLCNRVDISQLVITKELTRTADEYAGHQAHVELAERMRRRDPGSAPNLGDRVPYVIIGAAKGVAAYMKSEDPIYVLENNLPIDTQYYLEQQLAKPLLRIFEPILGEGKAQNVLLKGDHTRCKTVLTAKVGGLMAFATKRSTCIGCRAVLSHHGAVCKFCLGRQSELYQKEVTHLSSLEEKFSRLWTQCQRCQGSLHEDVLCTSRDCPIFYMRKKVQKDLDDQEVLISRFGPPTW, from the exons ATGGAAAACAAGCGAAAGGCTTCCGTGGGAGGCTCTGCCACAGGGGAACCTCCTCTGTCGCAACGGAAAAGGCCACGAGGAggggactgggaggaggatgCCCCTTCACAGTTTGAAGAGGAGCTGGCTTTTCTGGATGAAGTGGAGGCCGAGATGGCTCTGGAGATGAAAGAAGCACAGCCGGTACCTGATGCCATCCCGCTTA GTAATCTCTTCTCATCAGTGCGGAATCCCAAGTGGCAGAGGCCACTGCCTGCCAAAATAAACCCCAAAGAGGACACCCTGTGTTTCCAGCAAGTGGAGCTGGATTATTATGTGG GTTCTCACATCCCTGGATTCCCAGGATCCACCCAGGGTCCAGTTCCTGTGCTGCGTATGTTTGGCGTCACTGCAGCTGGCAACAGTATTTGTTGCCACATTCATGGTTTTGCCCCCTATTTTTATGTGCCTGCACCGGCAG GGTTCCAAGCAGAGCACCTGGCTGACTTTCAGCGGGAACTGAATGCTGCTGTCATCCGGGACATGCGATCCAACAAAGACGGTCTGAGCCAGGTGGTTCTGGCAGTGGAGATCTGCAACAAGCAAA ATATGTATGGCTACCACGGGCAACATCTCATTCCATTCCTGAAAATTACTATGGCAATGCCTCGGCTTATTGCCCCAGCCAAGAGGTTGCTAGAACAGGGACTGCGGTGTGGAACTTTGGGAGTGCACCATTTCCAAGCCTACGAGTCAAATATTGACTTTGAAATCAG GTTTATGGTGGACCGGGATGTTGTTGGCTGCAACTGGATTGAGTTGCCTGCTGGAAAATATCGCCTGCGTCAGGAACAGCCTGCTGGAGAATCCAGCAAGGAGAATCCACCCAAG GCATCGCTCTGCCAGCTGGAAGCCGACGTGGCCTGGACGGATTTTGTTAGCCACCCCCCTGAGGGAGAGTGGCAATGCATCGCCCCTTTGCGTGTACTCAGCTTTGATATTGAGTGCGCTGGACGCAAAG GCATTTTCCCCGAACCAGAGAAGGACCCAGTCATCCAGATTGCCAATATGGTCCTACGCCAGGGGGAGAAGGACCCTTTTGTGCGCAACGTCTTCACCTTGCAGTCCTGTGCCCCTATCGTCGGCTCTCAGGTGCTCTGCTTCCAAAAGGAGGCAGAGCTGCTCAAG GCCTGGGCGGAATTTATCCGAATTGTCGACCCTGACATCATCACTGGCTATAACATCCAGAACTTCGACCTTCCCTATCTCATCACGCGCGCCCAGACTCtcaaa GTCTCCACTTTTCCCTTCCTGGGACGTATTCCTGCCCGCAAGTCTGTCATCCGTGACTCTTCCTTCCAGTCCAAGCAGATGGGCCGGCGGGAGAATAAAGTCATTAACATGGAAGGCAGAGCCCAGTTTGATCTGCTTCAG GTCCTGCTGCGGGATTACAAATTGCGCTCCTACACGTTGAATGCCGTCAGTTACCATTTCCTGCAGGAGCAGAAAGAAGATGTACAGCACTCTATCATCACAGACCTGCAG AATGGCTCCGATCAGTCACGCCGGCGCCTGGCTGTGTACTGCCTCAAGGATGCCTACCTGCCCCTGCGGCTTCTGGAGAAGCTCATGTGTGTCATCAACTACATGGAGATGGCGAGAGTTACCGGTGTCCCTCTAGGCTACCTCCTGGCACGGGGACAGCAAATCAAGGTCGTCTCACAGCTCCTGCGGCAG GCCATGAAGCAGAACCTGGTGATGCCAGTGGTGAAGTCGGAAGGCGGGGAGGACTATGCTGGGGCTACCGTCATTGAGCCGCAAAAGGG CTACTATGACGTGCCCATAGCCACCTTGGACTTCTCCTCCCTGTACCCTTCCATCATGATGGCTCACAACCTGTGCTATACCACACTGTTGCAACAGGGGGCAGTCGAGCGCTACGG GCTTTCAGCAGAGCAGTTCATTCGCACCCCGACCGGGGACCTTTTTGTGAAGGCGTCTGTTCGCAAAGGGCTGCTGCCGGAGATCCTGGAGAACTTGCTGGCTGCCCGCAAGAG GGCCAAGGGAGAACTTAAGCAGGAGACGGATCCATTCAAGCGCCAGGTGCTGGATGGACGGCAGCTGGCCCTCAAGGTCAGCGCTAACTCCGTGTACGGCTTCACTGGGGCTCAAGTGGGCAAGCTGCCTTGCCTTGAAATCTCCCAG AGTGTGACTGGATTCGGGCGTCAGATGATAGAGAAGACGAAGCAGCTGGTGGAATCCAAGTATACCATCGCTAACGGCTACAGTGCGGATGCAAAG GTAGTCTATGGGGACACGGACTCGGTAATGTGCCGCCTGGGTGTGCCATCAGTCGCCGAGGCCATGGAAATAGGCAGGGAAGCCGCCGCCTGGGTCTCCAGCCATTTCACTCCCCCCATCAAGCTGGAGTTTGAGAAG gTGTACTTCCCCTATCTCCTGATCAACAAGAAGCGCTACGCTGGCCTGTACTTCTCCTCCAACCCCGACACACACGACAAGATGGACTGTAAGGGCATTGAGACTGTGCGTCGGGACAACTGCCCCCTAGTGGCAAACCTCATCAACACCTGTCTGCAAAAGCTGCTCATAGACAG GGACCCTGCGGGTGCTGTGGCCCACGCCAAGGAGGTGATTTCGGATTTGCTCTGCAACAGAGTTGACATCTCGCAGCTGGTGATCACCAAGGAACTGACACGCACGGCGGATGAGTACGCGGGGCACCAGGCTCATGTGGAGTTGGCAGAGCG GATGCGTCGTCGGGACCCCGGCAGCGCCCCCAACCTGGGGGACAGAGTGCCTTACGTCATTATTGGTGCTGCTAAAGGCGTTGCAGCTTACATGAAATCCGAA GATCCCATCTACGTCCTGGAGAACAACCTGCCCATTGACACCCAGTACTATCTGGAGCAGCAGCTCGCTAAGCCCCTTCTGCGCATCTTTGAGCCCATCTTGGGAGAGGGCAAAGCACAGAACGTCCTGCTGA AGGGGGATCACACACGTTGCAAGACCGTGTTGACGGCCAAAGTCGGAGGTCTTATGGCTTTTGCTACCAAGCGAAGCACCTGCATCGGTTGTCGCGCTGTGCTCAGCCACCATG GTGCCGTGTGCAAGTTCTGCCTGGGCCGCCAATCTGAGCTCTATCAAAAGGAG GTGACCCATCTGAGCTCTCTGGAGGAGAAGTTTTCGCGCTTGTGGACCCAGTGTCAGCGCTGCCAAGGCAGCTTGCACGAGGACGTCCTGTGCACCAG CCGTGACTGCCCCATCTTTTACATGCGGAAGAAAGTGCAGAAGGACCTCGATGATCAAGAAGTGCTGATCTCACGCTTTGGGCCCCCTACGTGGTGA
- the POLD1 gene encoding DNA polymerase delta catalytic subunit isoform X2 has translation MENKRKASVGGSATGEPPLSQRKRPRGGDWEEDAPSQFEEELAFLDEVEAEMALEMKEAQPVPDAIPLSNLFSSVRNPKWQRPLPAKINPKEDTLCFQQVELDYYVGSHIPGFPGSTQGPVPVLRMFGVTAAGNSICCHIHGFAPYFYVPAPAGFQAEHLADFQRELNAAVIRDMRSNKDGLSQVVLAVEICNKQNMYGYHGQHLIPFLKITMAMPRLIAPAKRLLEQGLRCGTLGVHHFQAYESNIDFEIRFMVDRDVVGCNWIELPAGKYRLRQEQPAGESSKENPPKASLCQLEADVAWTDFVSHPPEGEWQCIAPLRVLSFDIECAGRKGIFPEPEKDPVIQIANMVLRQGEKDPFVRNVFTLQSCAPIVGSQVLCFQKEAELLKAWAEFIRIVDPDIITGYNIQNFDLPYLITRAQTLKVSTFPFLGRIPARKSVIRDSSFQSKQMGRRENKVINMEGRAQFDLLQVLLRDYKLRSYTLNAVSYHFLQEQKEDVQHSIITDLQNGSDQSRRRLAVYCLKDAYLPLRLLEKLMCVINYMEMARVTGVPLGYLLARGQQIKVVSQLLRQAMKQNLVMPVVKSEGGEDYAGATVIEPQKGYYDVPIATLDFSSLYPSIMMAHNLCYTTLLQQGAVERYGLSAEQFIRTPTGDLFVKASVRKGLLPEILENLLAARKRAKGELKQETDPFKRQVLDGRQLALKVSANSVYGFTGAQVGKLPCLEISQSVTGFGRQMIEKTKQLVESKYTIANGYSADAKVVYGDTDSVMCRLGVPSVAEAMEIGREAAAWVSSHFTPPIKLEFEKVYFPYLLINKKRYAGLYFSSNPDTHDKMDCKGIETVRRDNCPLVANLINTCLQKLLIDRDPAGAVAHAKEVISDLLCNRVDISQLVITKELTRTADEYAGHQAHVELAERMRRRDPGSAPNLGDRVPYVIIGAAKGVAAYMKSEDPIYVLENNLPIDTQYYLEQQLAKPLLRIFEPILGEGKAQNVLLSEGGSHTLQDRVDGQSRRSYGFCYQAKHLHRLSRCAQPPWCRVQVLPGPPI, from the exons ATGGAAAACAAGCGAAAGGCTTCCGTGGGAGGCTCTGCCACAGGGGAACCTCCTCTGTCGCAACGGAAAAGGCCACGAGGAggggactgggaggaggatgCCCCTTCACAGTTTGAAGAGGAGCTGGCTTTTCTGGATGAAGTGGAGGCCGAGATGGCTCTGGAGATGAAAGAAGCACAGCCGGTACCTGATGCCATCCCGCTTA GTAATCTCTTCTCATCAGTGCGGAATCCCAAGTGGCAGAGGCCACTGCCTGCCAAAATAAACCCCAAAGAGGACACCCTGTGTTTCCAGCAAGTGGAGCTGGATTATTATGTGG GTTCTCACATCCCTGGATTCCCAGGATCCACCCAGGGTCCAGTTCCTGTGCTGCGTATGTTTGGCGTCACTGCAGCTGGCAACAGTATTTGTTGCCACATTCATGGTTTTGCCCCCTATTTTTATGTGCCTGCACCGGCAG GGTTCCAAGCAGAGCACCTGGCTGACTTTCAGCGGGAACTGAATGCTGCTGTCATCCGGGACATGCGATCCAACAAAGACGGTCTGAGCCAGGTGGTTCTGGCAGTGGAGATCTGCAACAAGCAAA ATATGTATGGCTACCACGGGCAACATCTCATTCCATTCCTGAAAATTACTATGGCAATGCCTCGGCTTATTGCCCCAGCCAAGAGGTTGCTAGAACAGGGACTGCGGTGTGGAACTTTGGGAGTGCACCATTTCCAAGCCTACGAGTCAAATATTGACTTTGAAATCAG GTTTATGGTGGACCGGGATGTTGTTGGCTGCAACTGGATTGAGTTGCCTGCTGGAAAATATCGCCTGCGTCAGGAACAGCCTGCTGGAGAATCCAGCAAGGAGAATCCACCCAAG GCATCGCTCTGCCAGCTGGAAGCCGACGTGGCCTGGACGGATTTTGTTAGCCACCCCCCTGAGGGAGAGTGGCAATGCATCGCCCCTTTGCGTGTACTCAGCTTTGATATTGAGTGCGCTGGACGCAAAG GCATTTTCCCCGAACCAGAGAAGGACCCAGTCATCCAGATTGCCAATATGGTCCTACGCCAGGGGGAGAAGGACCCTTTTGTGCGCAACGTCTTCACCTTGCAGTCCTGTGCCCCTATCGTCGGCTCTCAGGTGCTCTGCTTCCAAAAGGAGGCAGAGCTGCTCAAG GCCTGGGCGGAATTTATCCGAATTGTCGACCCTGACATCATCACTGGCTATAACATCCAGAACTTCGACCTTCCCTATCTCATCACGCGCGCCCAGACTCtcaaa GTCTCCACTTTTCCCTTCCTGGGACGTATTCCTGCCCGCAAGTCTGTCATCCGTGACTCTTCCTTCCAGTCCAAGCAGATGGGCCGGCGGGAGAATAAAGTCATTAACATGGAAGGCAGAGCCCAGTTTGATCTGCTTCAG GTCCTGCTGCGGGATTACAAATTGCGCTCCTACACGTTGAATGCCGTCAGTTACCATTTCCTGCAGGAGCAGAAAGAAGATGTACAGCACTCTATCATCACAGACCTGCAG AATGGCTCCGATCAGTCACGCCGGCGCCTGGCTGTGTACTGCCTCAAGGATGCCTACCTGCCCCTGCGGCTTCTGGAGAAGCTCATGTGTGTCATCAACTACATGGAGATGGCGAGAGTTACCGGTGTCCCTCTAGGCTACCTCCTGGCACGGGGACAGCAAATCAAGGTCGTCTCACAGCTCCTGCGGCAG GCCATGAAGCAGAACCTGGTGATGCCAGTGGTGAAGTCGGAAGGCGGGGAGGACTATGCTGGGGCTACCGTCATTGAGCCGCAAAAGGG CTACTATGACGTGCCCATAGCCACCTTGGACTTCTCCTCCCTGTACCCTTCCATCATGATGGCTCACAACCTGTGCTATACCACACTGTTGCAACAGGGGGCAGTCGAGCGCTACGG GCTTTCAGCAGAGCAGTTCATTCGCACCCCGACCGGGGACCTTTTTGTGAAGGCGTCTGTTCGCAAAGGGCTGCTGCCGGAGATCCTGGAGAACTTGCTGGCTGCCCGCAAGAG GGCCAAGGGAGAACTTAAGCAGGAGACGGATCCATTCAAGCGCCAGGTGCTGGATGGACGGCAGCTGGCCCTCAAGGTCAGCGCTAACTCCGTGTACGGCTTCACTGGGGCTCAAGTGGGCAAGCTGCCTTGCCTTGAAATCTCCCAG AGTGTGACTGGATTCGGGCGTCAGATGATAGAGAAGACGAAGCAGCTGGTGGAATCCAAGTATACCATCGCTAACGGCTACAGTGCGGATGCAAAG GTAGTCTATGGGGACACGGACTCGGTAATGTGCCGCCTGGGTGTGCCATCAGTCGCCGAGGCCATGGAAATAGGCAGGGAAGCCGCCGCCTGGGTCTCCAGCCATTTCACTCCCCCCATCAAGCTGGAGTTTGAGAAG gTGTACTTCCCCTATCTCCTGATCAACAAGAAGCGCTACGCTGGCCTGTACTTCTCCTCCAACCCCGACACACACGACAAGATGGACTGTAAGGGCATTGAGACTGTGCGTCGGGACAACTGCCCCCTAGTGGCAAACCTCATCAACACCTGTCTGCAAAAGCTGCTCATAGACAG GGACCCTGCGGGTGCTGTGGCCCACGCCAAGGAGGTGATTTCGGATTTGCTCTGCAACAGAGTTGACATCTCGCAGCTGGTGATCACCAAGGAACTGACACGCACGGCGGATGAGTACGCGGGGCACCAGGCTCATGTGGAGTTGGCAGAGCG GATGCGTCGTCGGGACCCCGGCAGCGCCCCCAACCTGGGGGACAGAGTGCCTTACGTCATTATTGGTGCTGCTAAAGGCGTTGCAGCTTACATGAAATCCGAA GATCCCATCTACGTCCTGGAGAACAACCTGCCCATTGACACCCAGTACTATCTGGAGCAGCAGCTCGCTAAGCCCCTTCTGCGCATCTTTGAGCCCATCTTGGGAGAGGGCAAAGCACAGAACGTCCTGCTGAGTGA AGGGGGATCACACACGTTGCAAGACCGTGTTGACGGCCAAAGTCGGAGGTCTTATGGCTTTTGCTACCAAGCGAAGCACCTGCATCGGTTGTCGCGCTGTGCTCAGCCACCATG GTGCCGTGTGCAAGTTCTGCCTGGGCCGCCAATCTGA